One stretch of Fictibacillus sp. b24 DNA includes these proteins:
- a CDS encoding ATP-binding protein yields MNLQIPIEIKEKLQKEAAKRLKNLPDVYKELIGERGYTAPDASLIEDAVIALALGKNVLLKGPTGSGKTKLAELLSNVFGQPLHQVNASVDLDAEALLGHKTLSYNEGKQEIEFIPGPVTKAATNGHFLYIDEINIAKPETLPILNGMLDYRRTIANPFTGEVVKAQPGFNVIAAINEGYIGTVPLNEALKNRFVVIEVPYIQGDTLKEMLKNQSQQKDEDVLSKFVQLSSDLIGQAKAGHLSEDAASIRALLDAADLSVYLPAKRAIQRAIADKLEDARERALVSNVAATLFA; encoded by the coding sequence ATGAATCTTCAAATTCCGATTGAAATAAAAGAAAAGCTGCAGAAAGAGGCGGCGAAACGATTAAAAAACTTACCAGATGTATATAAAGAATTGATTGGTGAGCGGGGCTACACAGCGCCTGACGCTTCCCTTATAGAAGACGCTGTGATCGCACTTGCATTAGGAAAAAATGTCCTGTTAAAGGGACCGACTGGTTCAGGTAAAACGAAGCTAGCCGAGCTACTTTCAAATGTGTTCGGACAGCCGCTTCATCAAGTGAACGCTTCTGTTGACTTAGACGCTGAAGCTCTTCTCGGCCACAAAACGTTAAGCTACAACGAGGGAAAGCAAGAGATTGAGTTCATTCCAGGACCTGTAACGAAAGCGGCAACGAACGGACACTTTCTCTACATCGATGAGATCAACATTGCAAAACCAGAAACACTCCCGATTCTAAACGGAATGCTCGACTACCGACGTACAATTGCAAATCCGTTTACTGGGGAAGTCGTAAAAGCGCAGCCTGGATTCAATGTCATTGCTGCAATTAACGAAGGGTACATCGGAACGGTGCCGCTGAATGAAGCGTTAAAAAATCGTTTCGTTGTGATCGAAGTGCCTTACATTCAAGGTGATACGTTAAAAGAAATGCTGAAAAACCAGTCTCAGCAAAAAGACGAAGACGTTCTCTCGAAGTTTGTCCAGCTTTCATCTGACCTTATCGGTCAGGCGAAAGCCGGCCATCTGTCCGAGGACGCCGCATCCATCCGCGCACTGCTGGATGCGGCCGACCTCTCCGTCTACTTGCCGGCGAAGCGCGCCATCCAGCGCGCAATCGCCGACAAGCTCGAAGATGCCCGCGAACGCGCCCTCGTTTCCAACGTGGCCGCGACGCTGTTTGCGTAA
- a CDS encoding nitric oxide reductase activation protein NorD yields the protein MKFLIFADTKIDSFVHMQLIDLSRSLSKVDKMDVSFSYHSYLERKSGVTHVSQFWNPYPRDIQLEGWKSDVYLRSYGTQFHTDDHVIWNTLQQLKSHPHREFLKQVLLFAEDFRLEQICTNDRPGMMHAFKLRKETFQVHYNREYRKHIQQKRELDALFCHIILLANKRFVTVPQETQALYQELRPLLTKLTTAQSTQDIAAIIIQMAEITVSYTGLKDMKTAYRSFSDQPKHTDTTHENEQDFDDLTRNSETKTKKTITKDDDSEKDEDDEDKESHSSWHDETSDPQDSFLQMDLDQGTNTDLLGEGAREAESGDAVFGSVQTSAQSTDNNDFNTENEHEAETDNNQTGSDSNNHFPYGEVNKNVTEHFVPAKPAAPDEIAQYDEYNQEIAPFVSQLKQNFLKTMEHKRTSPREDLHFGRLGKKLTRLATDKNPRLFRKKQESQHELDTTFTLLVDCSASMFNKMEETQKGIVLFHETLKALRIPHSVVGFWEDAADATTNDQPNYFHEVISYRNSLHQSGASIIQLEPQEDNRDGYSIRRMGEELTKRPEQQKILLVFSDGEPAAFDYETHGVLDTHEAVTRTRKLGIETIGMFIANGEITEEEEKLMQNIYGPQNVVVPSAAELVDYLMPVLRKLLFKSL from the coding sequence ATGAAATTCCTAATATTTGCGGATACAAAGATCGATTCTTTTGTTCACATGCAATTGATCGATCTTTCACGCTCACTCTCAAAAGTGGATAAAATGGATGTTTCGTTCTCTTACCACTCGTACCTTGAACGAAAAAGCGGCGTCACTCACGTCAGCCAATTCTGGAACCCATACCCGCGCGACATTCAGCTGGAAGGCTGGAAATCGGACGTGTATTTGCGCAGCTACGGAACGCAATTTCATACGGATGACCACGTGATTTGGAACACGCTTCAGCAGCTCAAATCCCATCCGCACCGGGAATTTCTCAAGCAGGTCCTTCTTTTCGCGGAAGACTTCCGATTAGAACAGATCTGTACAAATGACCGGCCGGGGATGATGCATGCGTTTAAACTGCGTAAAGAAACATTCCAAGTGCACTACAATCGGGAGTATCGAAAACATATTCAGCAAAAGCGTGAACTCGACGCGCTTTTTTGTCATATCATTCTTTTAGCCAATAAACGATTTGTGACGGTTCCTCAAGAAACTCAAGCACTATACCAAGAGCTGCGACCGCTGCTCACAAAACTAACGACAGCTCAATCAACACAAGACATTGCTGCGATTATCATCCAAATGGCGGAAATCACAGTATCTTACACGGGCCTAAAAGACATGAAAACCGCTTACCGCAGTTTCAGCGATCAGCCGAAACATACAGATACAACTCATGAAAACGAACAGGATTTTGACGACCTAACACGCAACAGCGAAACAAAAACGAAGAAAACCATCACTAAAGATGATGATTCCGAAAAGGATGAAGACGATGAAGATAAAGAATCACATTCGTCCTGGCACGATGAAACATCTGACCCGCAGGATTCATTTTTACAAATGGATCTCGATCAAGGGACGAACACGGATTTATTAGGAGAAGGTGCGAGGGAGGCAGAAAGTGGAGATGCGGTGTTCGGATCGGTCCAAACGAGCGCACAGTCGACGGACAACAACGACTTCAACACCGAAAACGAACACGAAGCCGAAACCGATAATAATCAAACAGGTTCTGACTCTAACAACCACTTCCCATACGGTGAAGTAAACAAAAACGTAACCGAACATTTCGTTCCAGCGAAACCCGCAGCACCAGACGAAATTGCGCAATACGATGAATACAATCAAGAAATTGCTCCGTTCGTCTCGCAGCTCAAACAAAACTTCTTGAAAACGATGGAGCACAAGCGAACATCACCAAGAGAAGATCTGCATTTTGGAAGACTTGGGAAGAAGCTTACAAGACTAGCAACCGACAAGAACCCAAGACTTTTCCGGAAAAAACAAGAATCTCAGCATGAGCTCGACACAACGTTCACGCTGCTCGTAGACTGTTCCGCGTCCATGTTCAACAAGATGGAAGAGACGCAAAAGGGGATCGTTCTTTTTCACGAAACGTTAAAAGCCCTCAGAATTCCGCATTCTGTCGTCGGTTTTTGGGAAGATGCCGCTGATGCTACAACTAACGATCAGCCGAACTACTTTCATGAGGTGATTTCCTATCGAAATTCGCTTCATCAGTCAGGGGCATCCATCATTCAGCTCGAGCCGCAAGAAGACAATCGTGACGGCTATTCGATCCGGCGAATGGGTGAGGAGCTCACAAAACGGCCGGAGCAGCAAAAAATACTGCTCGTTTTCTCAGACGGTGAGCCAGCTGCCTTTGATTACGAAACGCACGGTGTGCTCGATACGCACGAAGCGGTTACTCGAACTCGAAAACTCGGAATCGAAACAATTGGCATGTTCATTGCGAACGGAGAGATAACGGAGGAAGAAGAGAAGCTGATGCAGAACATTTACGGACCGCAAAACGTTGTCGTACCAAGCGCGGCGGAACTTGTGGACTATCTTATGCCCGTACTGCGCAAACTGCTTTTTAAATCTTTATAA
- a CDS encoding sulfite oxidase-like oxidoreductase — MGLNKADRIKKMRVPEVDGKLEGRLPTGQVVTERFPILHEGDVPVYDMKKWSLSVEGLVGKHVEFTFEDIMKMPQTTVVRDIHCVTRWSRFDNAFEGVKFTDFLKHFDVNPKAKYVMIHADYDYTTNVPLEDLLRDDVLLAHSFDGKPLTDKHGFPLRLIVPHLYFWKSAKWIRKFEFLAEDQPGFWEQNGFHMYGDPFKEERFSSDEFEMPEDEWKKKEYD, encoded by the coding sequence ATGGGTCTTAATAAAGCCGATCGCATAAAGAAGATGCGCGTTCCTGAGGTGGATGGAAAGCTTGAAGGCAGATTGCCGACTGGACAAGTCGTGACGGAACGGTTTCCCATTTTGCATGAAGGTGACGTGCCTGTTTATGACATGAAAAAATGGTCGTTATCTGTAGAAGGACTCGTTGGGAAACATGTCGAATTTACTTTTGAAGACATCATGAAGATGCCGCAAACGACAGTCGTACGCGACATTCATTGTGTAACAAGATGGTCACGATTCGACAATGCGTTTGAGGGCGTAAAGTTTACAGACTTTCTGAAGCACTTTGATGTGAATCCGAAAGCGAAGTACGTGATGATCCACGCGGATTACGATTATACAACGAATGTGCCACTTGAAGATCTGCTGCGTGACGATGTACTGCTCGCACACTCGTTTGACGGCAAACCGCTGACAGACAAGCACGGCTTCCCGCTTCGTCTTATTGTGCCTCATCTGTATTTCTGGAAAAGTGCAAAGTGGATCCGAAAGTTTGAGTTTTTAGCGGAAGATCAGCCTGGTTTTTGGGAGCAGAATGGTTTTCATATGTACGGTGACCCGTTCAAGGAGGAGCGTTTCTCGAGCGACGAGTTTGAGATGCCTGAGGATGAGTGGAAGAAAAAAGAGTATGATTGA
- a CDS encoding S8 family peptidase produces the protein MLKRFVAVAASVPLVVSLALPASAAESGVKEASFTPSAKQEAASQEIIVHFKDSVSAASSVENTVSKFGGKVVDVTKDFTVVKVDGNVAEAVKQYESLESVEYAEPNATFHASYVPNDPAYKQQYAPQKVGAEQAWDTTQSSSSVKIAVIDTGVDYNHPDLAGKVIKGADFVDDDNDPIDENEHGTHVAGIAAANTNNGVGIAGLAPKASILAVRVLDAEGSGSLDDVAQGIRYAADQGSQVINLSLGGSIGTQTLQDAVNYAWNKGSVVVAAAGNSGVALPSYPAYYSNAIAVAATDQNDQKASFSNFGTWVDIAAPGVDIYSTTPNNQYASFSGTSMASPVVAGVAGLLAAQGKNASQIRAALEDTADPVTGTGTLFQNGRVNAAKAVQQ, from the coding sequence ATGTTAAAGCGTTTCGTGGCAGTTGCCGCATCAGTACCACTAGTCGTCTCTTTGGCCCTTCCAGCTTCAGCTGCTGAGTCAGGAGTGAAGGAAGCTTCGTTTACACCTTCAGCTAAGCAGGAAGCTGCATCTCAGGAAATTATCGTACACTTTAAGGATTCTGTTTCAGCTGCAAGCTCTGTTGAAAATACAGTTTCAAAGTTTGGCGGTAAAGTGGTGGATGTGACGAAGGACTTTACTGTTGTAAAAGTCGATGGCAATGTGGCAGAAGCAGTAAAGCAATATGAAAGCTTGGAATCCGTGGAATACGCTGAGCCAAACGCCACGTTCCATGCAAGTTATGTTCCGAACGATCCTGCTTACAAGCAGCAATACGCTCCTCAAAAAGTTGGTGCCGAGCAAGCTTGGGACACAACGCAAAGTTCGTCATCCGTAAAAATCGCCGTGATTGATACAGGCGTTGACTATAATCACCCAGATCTAGCTGGAAAAGTAATCAAGGGCGCTGACTTCGTTGATGATGACAACGACCCGATCGATGAAAACGAACATGGAACTCACGTTGCAGGAATTGCAGCTGCGAACACGAATAACGGTGTTGGTATCGCAGGACTCGCTCCTAAAGCTTCTATTCTAGCTGTTCGCGTGTTGGATGCAGAAGGCAGTGGTTCATTGGATGATGTTGCACAAGGCATCCGTTATGCGGCTGACCAAGGCTCGCAAGTGATCAACTTAAGTCTTGGTGGATCAATTGGCACGCAGACTCTTCAAGATGCGGTGAACTACGCGTGGAATAAAGGCTCGGTTGTTGTCGCTGCGGCTGGTAACTCTGGTGTAGCCCTTCCTAGCTACCCTGCTTACTATTCAAACGCTATTGCAGTAGCTGCTACCGATCAAAACGATCAAAAAGCTTCGTTCTCTAACTTTGGTACGTGGGTGGATATCGCAGCACCTGGTGTTGACATCTATTCGACAACACCAAACAATCAGTATGCGAGTTTCTCAGGTACTTCCATGGCATCACCTGTTGTTGCGGGTGTAGCTGGACTTCTCGCCGCTCAAGGTAAAAATGCTTCACAAATCCGTGCGGCGCTTGAAGATACGGCAGATCCTGTAACAGGTACTGGCACGCTGTTCCAAAACGGACGTGTGAATGCCGCAAAAGCTGTTCAGCAATAA
- a CDS encoding carboxymuconolactone decarboxylase family protein — protein MKQGKSELSDRQRLALELADHIMAYHGQLTDELYGRLTEHFTREEIIALFFQIGSKNGANWFIIAMGIENK, from the coding sequence ATGAAACAAGGAAAATCTGAACTGTCAGACCGCCAGCGGCTAGCTTTAGAACTTGCCGACCACATCATGGCATATCATGGACAGCTGACAGATGAACTTTACGGCCGATTAACGGAACATTTTACCCGCGAAGAAATCATTGCGCTCTTTTTCCAGATCGGAAGTAAAAACGGAGCAAACTGGTTTATTATCGCGATGGGAATAGAAAATAAATAA
- a CDS encoding VOC family protein: MKLGAFSVSLNVKDIHKSKAFYETLGFEALGGDITQNWLIMKNESCVIGLFQGMFEKNILTFNPGWNQNAESLDEFTDIRELQKHLKEQGVKLLTEADETSAGPASFTIEDPDGNPILVDQHR, encoded by the coding sequence ATGAAACTAGGCGCATTTTCGGTAAGTTTAAATGTAAAAGATATTCACAAATCAAAAGCATTTTATGAAACACTGGGATTTGAAGCATTAGGCGGGGATATTACTCAAAACTGGCTGATCATGAAAAATGAAAGTTGTGTAATCGGTCTTTTCCAAGGCATGTTTGAAAAGAACATCCTAACGTTTAATCCAGGATGGAATCAAAATGCCGAAAGCCTTGATGAGTTTACAGATATTCGCGAACTTCAAAAGCACCTTAAGGAACAAGGAGTAAAGCTGCTTACGGAAGCCGATGAAACGAGCGCAGGGCCCGCTAGTTTCACGATTGAAGATCCAGACGGAAATCCTATTCTTGTAGATCAACATAGATAA
- a CDS encoding DUF1648 domain-containing protein, whose amino-acid sequence MYEIRPKLKIPKTLLENILDIVAICLFIACTGSLIMQWPSIPDTVPTHFNAAGEPDGWGSKINLWILLVIGLITWILLTVLEKFPHIYNYFNLTQENAERQYKNARLMLNIIKNEMLLFFVLMSWVSTGVAQGAKEGLGVWILPIFIIGITGTIALFIVRSIKLK is encoded by the coding sequence ATGTATGAAATTCGGCCGAAACTTAAAATTCCTAAGACATTGCTCGAAAACATTCTTGATATAGTGGCGATTTGCTTGTTCATAGCATGTACCGGAAGTCTAATTATGCAATGGCCGTCCATCCCAGACACCGTTCCAACTCACTTTAACGCAGCGGGTGAACCAGACGGCTGGGGAAGTAAAATCAATCTTTGGATTTTACTCGTGATCGGATTGATAACATGGATTCTGCTTACGGTCCTTGAAAAATTTCCGCACATCTACAATTATTTTAATCTAACTCAAGAAAACGCAGAGAGACAGTACAAAAATGCCCGTCTGATGCTGAATATCATTAAAAATGAGATGCTATTATTCTTCGTTCTAATGAGCTGGGTGAGTACAGGGGTGGCACAAGGAGCTAAAGAGGGGCTTGGTGTATGGATTCTGCCGATTTTTATCATCGGAATCACCGGAACAATCGCCCTTTTCATTGTAAGGTCCATAAAATTGAAGTAA
- a CDS encoding YpzI family protein, producing the protein MGKDRQEKKLRESGRVESDRDQDLKYSGAAKMESPDEARARNHQDQ; encoded by the coding sequence ATGGGAAAAGACAGACAAGAGAAGAAACTGAGAGAGTCTGGACGCGTTGAATCTGACCGCGATCAAGATTTGAAGTATTCAGGCGCTGCTAAGATGGAAAGCCCTGATGAAGCGCGTGCTCGTAATCATCAAGATCAGTAA
- a CDS encoding DUF2187 domain-containing protein codes for MEFKIGDIIETFDGLKGEITSLLTNTAVVDFSVTENYTEHFEDAKQVVRLNDIRQVVKS; via the coding sequence ATGGAATTTAAAATCGGTGACATTATTGAAACGTTCGACGGCTTAAAAGGAGAAATTACTTCATTGTTGACCAACACCGCTGTTGTGGACTTTTCCGTAACAGAAAATTATACCGAGCATTTTGAAGATGCAAAGCAAGTTGTTCGCCTAAATGATATTCGTCAAGTGGTAAAAAGCTAA
- a CDS encoding DUF2922 domain-containing protein yields the protein MAKVLELQFLNQENKTVTIRLDAPIEPVDPAAVNAAMDTVIAQNIFTSSGGNYTSKKGARIVDREVSEITL from the coding sequence ATGGCCAAAGTGCTTGAATTGCAGTTTCTTAACCAGGAAAATAAAACGGTAACGATCCGCCTGGATGCTCCGATTGAACCGGTTGATCCTGCAGCTGTAAACGCAGCGATGGACACCGTAATCGCCCAAAACATTTTCACTTCATCAGGCGGAAATTATACGAGCAAAAAAGGTGCGCGTATCGTTGACCGTGAAGTGAGCGAGATTACGCTGTAA
- a CDS encoding DUF1659 domain-containing protein — MATAALIGSSMRLEFDGGLDADLKPVVKYKSFANVKTSATPDQLYAVASALTGLQVYPLVMINRNDSFAIHS; from the coding sequence ATGGCAACAGCAGCTTTGATTGGTTCTTCGATGCGATTAGAGTTTGACGGTGGACTTGATGCAGACTTGAAACCGGTGGTGAAGTACAAAAGCTTTGCAAACGTAAAAACTTCTGCAACCCCTGACCAGCTTTATGCAGTCGCAAGCGCGTTGACAGGACTTCAAGTTTATCCACTTGTGATGATCAACCGCAATGATTCCTTCGCGATTCACTCTTAA
- a CDS encoding sigma-70 family RNA polymerase sigma factor: MKNMPFEEVAAMFDPLIKSQIKRYHLTTHFDQYYQAGLLGLWKAYETFDAEKGQFSSYAFLLVRGRILQELRKEATRLEKEVSHDPHESLTFQHLTHQDHIPYLEDETLNLYLMHLTENQQRWVIQRIFHMKSEAEIANQFGVTLYAVKSWRKAAIKKLRTVLITQ; the protein is encoded by the coding sequence ATGAAAAACATGCCCTTTGAAGAAGTAGCAGCCATGTTTGACCCTCTCATCAAGTCCCAGATCAAGCGGTATCACCTCACCACCCATTTTGATCAATACTATCAAGCTGGTTTACTCGGACTCTGGAAAGCTTACGAAACGTTTGATGCGGAAAAAGGGCAGTTCTCTTCCTACGCCTTTCTTCTTGTTCGAGGACGTATTTTACAAGAATTGAGAAAAGAAGCGACGCGGCTAGAAAAAGAGGTGAGTCATGATCCGCACGAGTCGCTGACGTTTCAGCATTTGACCCATCAAGACCACATTCCGTATTTAGAAGACGAAACACTGAATCTATATCTAATGCACCTTACGGAAAATCAGCAGCGGTGGGTTATCCAGCGGATTTTTCACATGAAGAGTGAAGCCGAGATAGCGAATCAGTTTGGGGTTACTCTATACGCGGTGAAGTCATGGAGGAAGGCTGCCATCAAGAAGCTTAGGACAGTTTTAATTACCCAATAA
- a CDS encoding DUF6583 family protein, with protein METQVNQSTGNKKRPLIIGLAIIAVLAIGATAYAMFIDLSPRELYLKSELKTFKALNESFEDSFGDALALQDKQREEAYKSEARVGVEVDPAMFGAGGMEAMMIGSILSNSEIKMTTQHDPKKEEGSAGVALTMNNADLVKADFYQNNKQTAVSIPAAYDKNVYFPNNQFGDVMRKFDPSYEGMEKLENFFKAIEGDVSEEARDEAFQEFAKVYADSVKDENVTMKDDVDFKGEKLRELTVSLSEKETKTMLVNFIEKIEKDDEILDAIAEQTALQGGLQTGMMAPTGNMSKEDAKKELKKVLADAKKGINDDLQIPGGMKQVVIIDGDDKVVSRDLSMKIGANGEEAVPMNYKSESWTKGDVTNSSWVLNAGPEDETLLVDVKMESEPKGKDGKKRDIKAKFEMTENGTTEGIGFHIKGEGTDKKSKWTANLVPAGDAPMELPDMTIEIEHTGDQNLDKDYANHDYKVTLTGNDATMGDINVGLNIKTKTTFGEKLKFLELSEGKAVNVAEMSDAEMMGMMSEIQRNIEQFVGENASMFQGL; from the coding sequence ATGGAAACACAAGTTAATCAGAGTACTGGAAACAAGAAACGACCGTTGATCATTGGCCTTGCGATTATTGCAGTGCTTGCAATCGGAGCAACTGCTTATGCCATGTTCATTGACCTATCTCCGCGTGAATTGTACTTAAAATCAGAACTGAAAACATTTAAAGCCCTAAACGAATCTTTTGAAGACAGCTTTGGAGACGCGCTTGCTCTTCAAGACAAACAGCGTGAAGAAGCGTATAAATCTGAAGCGCGCGTAGGTGTAGAAGTGGATCCTGCAATGTTTGGAGCAGGCGGAATGGAAGCGATGATGATCGGATCTATTCTATCAAACAGTGAAATTAAAATGACAACACAGCACGACCCTAAAAAAGAAGAAGGATCTGCAGGAGTTGCGTTAACAATGAACAACGCAGACCTTGTAAAAGCTGATTTTTACCAAAACAACAAGCAAACAGCAGTGAGTATTCCTGCTGCATACGACAAGAACGTTTATTTTCCGAACAATCAGTTTGGCGACGTAATGCGTAAGTTCGACCCATCATACGAAGGCATGGAAAAGCTTGAAAACTTCTTTAAAGCGATCGAAGGCGACGTAAGCGAAGAAGCGCGTGACGAAGCGTTCCAAGAGTTTGCAAAAGTATATGCGGACAGCGTTAAAGATGAAAACGTAACAATGAAGGACGATGTTGACTTTAAAGGCGAGAAGCTTCGCGAACTAACGGTTTCTCTATCTGAAAAAGAAACAAAAACAATGCTTGTGAACTTTATTGAAAAGATTGAAAAAGACGACGAAATCCTAGATGCAATCGCTGAGCAAACAGCATTGCAAGGCGGACTTCAAACAGGCATGATGGCACCAACAGGCAACATGAGCAAAGAAGACGCGAAAAAAGAACTGAAAAAAGTTTTAGCTGATGCAAAAAAAGGGATTAACGATGATCTGCAGATCCCTGGCGGCATGAAGCAAGTTGTAATCATCGATGGAGACGATAAAGTAGTAAGCCGTGATCTTTCGATGAAAATTGGCGCTAACGGTGAAGAAGCCGTTCCGATGAACTACAAGTCTGAAAGCTGGACGAAGGGTGATGTAACGAACTCTTCTTGGGTTCTTAACGCAGGTCCTGAAGACGAAACTTTGCTTGTGGACGTGAAAATGGAAAGCGAACCAAAAGGCAAAGACGGCAAGAAACGAGACATTAAAGCAAAATTTGAAATGACGGAAAACGGTACAACAGAAGGGATCGGATTCCACATTAAAGGTGAAGGCACGGATAAAAAATCCAAGTGGACAGCAAACCTTGTCCCAGCTGGCGATGCACCGATGGAACTTCCGGATATGACGATTGAGATCGAGCATACAGGTGACCAGAATCTTGATAAAGATTATGCGAACCACGATTACAAAGTAACATTGACTGGCAACGACGCAACAATGGGCGACATCAACGTTGGACTTAACATCAAAACAAAAACAACGTTTGGTGAGAAGCTGAAGTTCCTTGAGTTATCAGAAGGAAAAGCAGTAAACGTTGCTGAGATGAGCGATGCTGAAATGATGGGCATGATGAGCGAAATTCAGCGTAACATCGAGCAGTTTGTAGGCGAAAATGCTTCAATGTTCCAAGGACTCTAA
- a CDS encoding ABC transporter permease, giving the protein MKQILLSERNDTMRQTLLIAHLTVKCWLKQPFPLFAMMLFPILLLGITYLGLKPLLEEKQWVEPFAVAIVDEDNTFETKLLMKQYEESEELQNVLVFEKTDASTASERLTANEIAGIVIVPDGFTKGIRRGKNIPVAVIGNPERPFQAELLKQVMVSNANLISSAQSGANAAFHYLRKMGLSSEEFAKYRDTIITDFTLQALNRNKIYETETLSAFGGITTVEFYSLSGVLILLLVGGLFGMSLTARSEQTALRERLKLQGVRSGVFFFSNILSVFVLLVIQSIILISLFYSVTKTWSLSATLILLAFCLVVSSIFALVQELFQRNGAKWGTGIILVVSMAATSGSILPLSYLPEMWHSASFLNVVHHAHSGLVESLFVGDDSWMPVIMLLSISVTIWAAGLLLITIKKRLPWSGQLPLHV; this is encoded by the coding sequence ATGAAACAAATACTTTTAAGCGAAAGGAACGACACTATGAGGCAAACGCTACTCATTGCCCATCTAACGGTAAAATGCTGGCTCAAACAGCCGTTTCCGCTGTTCGCCATGATGCTGTTTCCGATCCTTTTGCTCGGAATCACTTATCTTGGACTAAAACCGCTGCTCGAAGAAAAGCAGTGGGTCGAACCTTTTGCCGTAGCGATCGTGGATGAAGATAACACCTTTGAAACAAAACTGCTGATGAAGCAGTATGAAGAATCAGAAGAACTGCAAAACGTCCTTGTTTTTGAAAAAACAGATGCTTCGACCGCAAGTGAGCGGTTGACCGCGAATGAAATCGCTGGAATAGTCATCGTGCCAGATGGATTCACAAAGGGCATACGCCGCGGCAAGAACATTCCCGTTGCTGTGATCGGAAACCCAGAGCGCCCTTTTCAAGCTGAACTGCTGAAGCAAGTGATGGTGTCTAACGCAAACTTGATTTCCTCGGCCCAAAGCGGAGCGAACGCAGCTTTTCACTATTTGCGGAAGATGGGCTTAAGTTCTGAGGAATTTGCGAAATATCGTGACACCATTATTACCGATTTTACTCTCCAGGCTTTAAACCGAAACAAAATCTATGAAACCGAAACACTAAGTGCGTTCGGCGGAATCACGACGGTTGAGTTTTACAGTTTGTCGGGCGTGTTGATTCTGCTATTAGTCGGCGGATTGTTCGGCATGAGCTTAACGGCAAGAAGTGAACAAACAGCTCTCCGCGAAAGACTAAAACTTCAAGGCGTAAGGTCGGGCGTCTTCTTTTTTAGCAACATTCTGTCCGTTTTCGTGCTGCTCGTCATCCAAAGTATTATCCTGATATCCCTTTTCTACAGCGTCACCAAAACGTGGAGCCTATCCGCAACATTAATTCTGCTCGCATTCTGTTTAGTGGTATCCTCCATTTTCGCACTCGTTCAAGAGCTCTTTCAGCGAAACGGAGCAAAGTGGGGTACGGGCATCATACTCGTCGTAAGTATGGCTGCCACGAGCGGAAGTATTTTACCATTATCCTACCTGCCTGAAATGTGGCACAGCGCAAGCTTTCTTAATGTGGTGCACCACGCACACAGCGGTTTAGTAGAGTCGCTCTTTGTCGGCGATGATTCTTGGATGCCGGTAATCATGTTACTCAGTATTTCTGTTACAATTTGGGCTGCGGGATTACTACTTATTACAATAAAGAAGAGGTTGCCATGGTCTGGACAATTGCCTTTACACGTATAA